A portion of the Haliaeetus albicilla chromosome 5, bHalAlb1.1, whole genome shotgun sequence genome contains these proteins:
- the LOC104310712 gene encoding rho GTPase-activating protein 11A isoform X1, producing the protein MAEQRRRLMRLAVLEELRASYGIKVKSGGCLAAAKQPGAAAAEGKIFGIPFHALPQSLVPEYGYIPSFLVDTCEYLEEHVHTEGLFRKSGSLVRLKALKSKLDQGENCLSAALPCDVAGLLKQFFRELPEPILPPHLQEGLFKAQQLGNEKKTATMLLSCLMADRTIEALRYFFSFLRTVSLRSNENRMDSSNLAVIFAPNLLHSNENEKMSASTEKKIRLQAAVVQTLIDHAAEIGQVPEFILEKIPAMLGVDAFQSTPSLWGHEDSENESPSECKKRRHRSVGDIVSGALNKVKSNRTPSTTPQQDRSVLPPVTPVVLTPSTKRKLPTDCSQGLSSKKRRSFKHSFAFELLPSSIFNSSSTPASVQFDASPCVSLESSQTSLSPSAGGENHLFSTGNRRSKRHASKKLYRAESGKTGCFSPKISRKEMVRRSLRLKFGLGKSNREINIVSGCAVGNRSENIGRRLASQQGLESRTECAKRDAFFSPCVNEKFPKKGSKNVSKSEENLLTPKCHDKVVHRMSWSSPTVRESQVISRNEGIPPGHPETGIGSSLIFGKPPVVPDEFKSTTVSKQDNSLELLLCEEESNSTAETLLKVKQAFSASGSNLHNLIGDTKPPFSDVAGETLNETLCLTGLSPKRELLAEEVSENLANTKSRELLHQVNQSYAIDKQQSKKDEIKVLEKRNFKSSIEIELHVPKPAIKKGTELPVPQVLAREDKLTVQNSSSKDNLNKLDSFGRKEEIKLTHSQTAENCVVKCCNLEEDTAKLSVAGQLPTLQLPKSQKEVGNLSLQAENSDKTLTKTSSVSDHGKVSDHIQWFNKLSLNDQSSASKTKPPLKFQRTPVRQSVRRMNSLLEANRRSVSSQLLKASDVGSPLVKSLSYDSALFSGTEKPSKNSMALPLGSESTHNQVSVSCKQLDLTSKSCCRPLNPSDKPDVSVRTAGIHEQKATVHPSKSVLEDLTNHETVKSSLKVNANINIPGAAPEKSTITRSAPGKERIRYRGSPKNPISKVKLLPTAKPVDL; encoded by the exons ATGGCGGAGCAGAGGCGGCGGCTGATGCGGCTGGCGGTGCTGGAGGAGCTCCGGGCCTCTTACGGGATTAAAGTGAAGAGCGGGGGCTGCCTGGCGGCGGCCAAGCAGCCGGGAGCGGCGGCCGCGGAG gGTAAAATCTTTGGAATACCTTTTCATGCATTACCGCAATCACTTGTGCCAGAATACGGTTATATTCCAAG CTTTCTTGTTGATACTTGTGAATATCTGGAAGAACACGTTCATACCGAGGGACTCTTCAGAAAGTCTGGATCTCTTGTTCGTTTAAAAGCTTTGAAG AGTAAATTGGATCAAGGTGAAAACTGCCTCTCAGCTGCACTGCCATGTgatgttgcagggcttcttAAACAGTTCTTTAGAGAGCTGCCAGAACCCATCCTTCCACCTCACCTGCAGGAAGGCCTTTTCAAAGCTCAGCAGCtaggaaatgagaagaaaactgCTACCATGTTGCTGTCGTGTTTGATGGCGGACAGAACAATTGAAGCTTTGAGATACTTCTTCAGCTTTCTGAGAACTGTGTCCCTAAG ATCCAATGAAAACAGAATGGATAGCAGTAATCTGGCAGTGATTTTTGCTCCCAACCTCTTGCACTcgaatgaaaatgaaaagatgtcagccagtacagaaaaaaaaattcgtTTGCAAGCCGCTGTTGTGCAAACACTTATTGACCATGCAGCAGAAATTG GACAAGTACCAGAATTTATCTTGGAAAAGATTCCTGCAATGTTAGGTGTTGATGCCTTTCAATCTACTCCCTCACTGTGGGGCCATGAAGACAGTGAAAATGAATCTCCCAGTGAATGTAAGAAGAGGAGGCACCGAAGTGTTGGGG ATATTGTTAGTGGAGCATTGAATAAAGTTAAATCTAACAGAACACCCTCCACTACACCACAACAAGACAGAAGCG tccTTCCACCGGTGACTCCAGTGGTTCTTACTCCAAGTACCAAGCGTAAACTTCCAACTGATTGCTCTCAAGGCTTGTCCAGCAAGAAGAGACGATCTTTTAAGCatagttttgcttttgaattgtTACCAAGTAGCATTTTTAACAGCAGCTCAACACCAGCATCAG TTCAGTTTGACGCAAGCCCTTGTGTGTCTCTTGAGTCGTCACAAACCTCGCTGTCTCCTTCAGCCGGTGGTGAAAATCATCTGTTTAGTACAGGGAACAGAAGAAGTAAAAGACATGCAAGCAAAAAATTATACAG GGCTGAATCAGGAAAGACAGGTTGTTTTTCACCAAAGATTAGCCGAAAAGAAATGGTTCGTAGGTCGTTACGCTTGAAGTTTGGTTTGgggaaaagcaacagagaaatA AATATTGTATCAGGATGTGCAGTTGGTAATAGATCTGAAAATATTGGAAGGCGTCTTGCAAGTCAGCAAGGTTTGGAAAGCAGAACTGAATGTGCAAAACGAGATGCATTCTTCAGCCCATGTGTCAATGAAAAATTCCCTAAGAAAG gttCAAAGAATGTGAGCAAGTCAGAAGAAAACTTGCTAACTCCAAAATGTCACGATAAAGTAGTTCACCGAATGTCATGGAGCAGTCCTACTGTTAGAGAGTCTCAGGTGATCAGCAGGAATGAGGGAATTCCGCCGGGACACCCCGAAACGGGAATCGGTTCTTCTTTGATATTTGGAAAGCCACCAGTTGTTCCAGATGAATTCAAATCCACAACTGTAAGCAAACAAGACAACAGCCTAGAACTTTTGCTTTGTGAAGAGGAAAGTAATTCAACTGCAGAAACATTACTGAAAGTTAAGCAAGCCTTCTCTGCATCTGGAAGTAATCTTCACAATTTGATAGGTGATACAAAACCTCCTTTCTCAGATGTAGCAGGTGAAACATTAAATGAAACTCTGTGTCTCACAGGTCTCAGTCCAAAGAGAGAATTGTTAGCTGAAGAAGTTTCTGAAAACCTAGCAAATACAAAATCCAGGGAGCTGTTGCACCAAGTTAATCAATCTTATGCTATTGATAAACAGCAGtcaaaaaaagatgaaattaaagttttggagaaaagaaacttcAAATCTTCTATTGAGATTGAACTTCATGTCCCAAAACCAGctataaaaaaaggaacagaactTCCTGTGCCTCAAGTACTAGCCAGGGAAGACAAGTTGACAGTTCAGAACAGTTCATCAAAAGACAACTTAAACAAATTGGAttcatttggaagaaaagaggaaataaaattaacacactcacaaacagctgaaaactgTGTGGTAAAATGCTGTAATCTGGAAGAAGATACTGCTAAACTTTCTGTGGCAGGACAGCTTCCTACTTTGCAGTTGCCTAAATCACAAAAAGAGGTAGGCAACCTATCCTTGCAAGCTGAAAATTCTGATAAAACTTTAACTAAAACATCAAGTGTTTCTGACCATGGAAAGGTTTCTGACCacatacagtggtttaacaagctTTCATTAAATGATCAAAGTTCTGCAAGCAAAACTAAACCACCTCTTAAGTTTCAACGTACTCCTGTTAGACAGTCTGTAAGaagaatgaattccttattgGAGGCTAACAGACGATCTGTAAGTTCTCAACTGCTTAAAGCAAGTGATGTTGGTTCACCACTTGTTAAATCTTTGAGCTATGATTCTGCACTATTCTCCGGCACAGAAAAGCCCTCAAAGAATTCCATGGCTTTGCCACTCGGAAGTGAAAGTACACACAACCAAGTTTCTGTATCTTGTAAGCAGCTAGACTTAACATCTAAATCATGTTGCAGGCCATTAAATCCATCAGACAAGCCTGATGTTTCTGTCAGAACTGCTGGAATCCACGAACAGAAAGCAACTGTTCATCCATCAAAGTCTGTTCTAGAAGATCTAACCAATCATGAAACAGTAAAATCCAGTTTAAAAGttaatgcaaatataaatattCCGGGTGCTGCCCCAGAAAAATCTACAATCACAAGAAGTgctccaggaaaagaaagaattcgTTATAGAGGCTCTCCAAAGAATCCAATATCTAAAGTGAAACTGCTACCAACTGCAAAACCAGTAGACTTGTAA
- the LOC104310712 gene encoding rho GTPase-activating protein 11A isoform X2, whose translation MAEQRRRLMRLAVLEELRASYGIKVKSGGCLAAAKQPGAAAAEGKIFGIPFHALPQSLVPEYGYIPSFLVDTCEYLEEHVHTEGLFRKSGSLVRLKALKSKLDQGENCLSAALPCDVAGLLKQFFRELPEPILPPHLQEGLFKAQQLGNEKKTATMLLSCLMADRTIEALRYFFSFLRTVSLRSNENRMDSSNLAVIFAPNLLHSNENEKMSASTEKKIRLQAAVVQTLIDHAAEIGQVPEFILEKIPAMLGVDAFQSTPSLWGHEDSENESPSECKKRRHRSVGVLPPVTPVVLTPSTKRKLPTDCSQGLSSKKRRSFKHSFAFELLPSSIFNSSSTPASVQFDASPCVSLESSQTSLSPSAGGENHLFSTGNRRSKRHASKKLYRAESGKTGCFSPKISRKEMVRRSLRLKFGLGKSNREINIVSGCAVGNRSENIGRRLASQQGLESRTECAKRDAFFSPCVNEKFPKKGSKNVSKSEENLLTPKCHDKVVHRMSWSSPTVRESQVISRNEGIPPGHPETGIGSSLIFGKPPVVPDEFKSTTVSKQDNSLELLLCEEESNSTAETLLKVKQAFSASGSNLHNLIGDTKPPFSDVAGETLNETLCLTGLSPKRELLAEEVSENLANTKSRELLHQVNQSYAIDKQQSKKDEIKVLEKRNFKSSIEIELHVPKPAIKKGTELPVPQVLAREDKLTVQNSSSKDNLNKLDSFGRKEEIKLTHSQTAENCVVKCCNLEEDTAKLSVAGQLPTLQLPKSQKEVGNLSLQAENSDKTLTKTSSVSDHGKVSDHIQWFNKLSLNDQSSASKTKPPLKFQRTPVRQSVRRMNSLLEANRRSVSSQLLKASDVGSPLVKSLSYDSALFSGTEKPSKNSMALPLGSESTHNQVSVSCKQLDLTSKSCCRPLNPSDKPDVSVRTAGIHEQKATVHPSKSVLEDLTNHETVKSSLKVNANINIPGAAPEKSTITRSAPGKERIRYRGSPKNPISKVKLLPTAKPVDL comes from the exons ATGGCGGAGCAGAGGCGGCGGCTGATGCGGCTGGCGGTGCTGGAGGAGCTCCGGGCCTCTTACGGGATTAAAGTGAAGAGCGGGGGCTGCCTGGCGGCGGCCAAGCAGCCGGGAGCGGCGGCCGCGGAG gGTAAAATCTTTGGAATACCTTTTCATGCATTACCGCAATCACTTGTGCCAGAATACGGTTATATTCCAAG CTTTCTTGTTGATACTTGTGAATATCTGGAAGAACACGTTCATACCGAGGGACTCTTCAGAAAGTCTGGATCTCTTGTTCGTTTAAAAGCTTTGAAG AGTAAATTGGATCAAGGTGAAAACTGCCTCTCAGCTGCACTGCCATGTgatgttgcagggcttcttAAACAGTTCTTTAGAGAGCTGCCAGAACCCATCCTTCCACCTCACCTGCAGGAAGGCCTTTTCAAAGCTCAGCAGCtaggaaatgagaagaaaactgCTACCATGTTGCTGTCGTGTTTGATGGCGGACAGAACAATTGAAGCTTTGAGATACTTCTTCAGCTTTCTGAGAACTGTGTCCCTAAG ATCCAATGAAAACAGAATGGATAGCAGTAATCTGGCAGTGATTTTTGCTCCCAACCTCTTGCACTcgaatgaaaatgaaaagatgtcagccagtacagaaaaaaaaattcgtTTGCAAGCCGCTGTTGTGCAAACACTTATTGACCATGCAGCAGAAATTG GACAAGTACCAGAATTTATCTTGGAAAAGATTCCTGCAATGTTAGGTGTTGATGCCTTTCAATCTACTCCCTCACTGTGGGGCCATGAAGACAGTGAAAATGAATCTCCCAGTGAATGTAAGAAGAGGAGGCACCGAAGTGTTGGGG tccTTCCACCGGTGACTCCAGTGGTTCTTACTCCAAGTACCAAGCGTAAACTTCCAACTGATTGCTCTCAAGGCTTGTCCAGCAAGAAGAGACGATCTTTTAAGCatagttttgcttttgaattgtTACCAAGTAGCATTTTTAACAGCAGCTCAACACCAGCATCAG TTCAGTTTGACGCAAGCCCTTGTGTGTCTCTTGAGTCGTCACAAACCTCGCTGTCTCCTTCAGCCGGTGGTGAAAATCATCTGTTTAGTACAGGGAACAGAAGAAGTAAAAGACATGCAAGCAAAAAATTATACAG GGCTGAATCAGGAAAGACAGGTTGTTTTTCACCAAAGATTAGCCGAAAAGAAATGGTTCGTAGGTCGTTACGCTTGAAGTTTGGTTTGgggaaaagcaacagagaaatA AATATTGTATCAGGATGTGCAGTTGGTAATAGATCTGAAAATATTGGAAGGCGTCTTGCAAGTCAGCAAGGTTTGGAAAGCAGAACTGAATGTGCAAAACGAGATGCATTCTTCAGCCCATGTGTCAATGAAAAATTCCCTAAGAAAG gttCAAAGAATGTGAGCAAGTCAGAAGAAAACTTGCTAACTCCAAAATGTCACGATAAAGTAGTTCACCGAATGTCATGGAGCAGTCCTACTGTTAGAGAGTCTCAGGTGATCAGCAGGAATGAGGGAATTCCGCCGGGACACCCCGAAACGGGAATCGGTTCTTCTTTGATATTTGGAAAGCCACCAGTTGTTCCAGATGAATTCAAATCCACAACTGTAAGCAAACAAGACAACAGCCTAGAACTTTTGCTTTGTGAAGAGGAAAGTAATTCAACTGCAGAAACATTACTGAAAGTTAAGCAAGCCTTCTCTGCATCTGGAAGTAATCTTCACAATTTGATAGGTGATACAAAACCTCCTTTCTCAGATGTAGCAGGTGAAACATTAAATGAAACTCTGTGTCTCACAGGTCTCAGTCCAAAGAGAGAATTGTTAGCTGAAGAAGTTTCTGAAAACCTAGCAAATACAAAATCCAGGGAGCTGTTGCACCAAGTTAATCAATCTTATGCTATTGATAAACAGCAGtcaaaaaaagatgaaattaaagttttggagaaaagaaacttcAAATCTTCTATTGAGATTGAACTTCATGTCCCAAAACCAGctataaaaaaaggaacagaactTCCTGTGCCTCAAGTACTAGCCAGGGAAGACAAGTTGACAGTTCAGAACAGTTCATCAAAAGACAACTTAAACAAATTGGAttcatttggaagaaaagaggaaataaaattaacacactcacaaacagctgaaaactgTGTGGTAAAATGCTGTAATCTGGAAGAAGATACTGCTAAACTTTCTGTGGCAGGACAGCTTCCTACTTTGCAGTTGCCTAAATCACAAAAAGAGGTAGGCAACCTATCCTTGCAAGCTGAAAATTCTGATAAAACTTTAACTAAAACATCAAGTGTTTCTGACCATGGAAAGGTTTCTGACCacatacagtggtttaacaagctTTCATTAAATGATCAAAGTTCTGCAAGCAAAACTAAACCACCTCTTAAGTTTCAACGTACTCCTGTTAGACAGTCTGTAAGaagaatgaattccttattgGAGGCTAACAGACGATCTGTAAGTTCTCAACTGCTTAAAGCAAGTGATGTTGGTTCACCACTTGTTAAATCTTTGAGCTATGATTCTGCACTATTCTCCGGCACAGAAAAGCCCTCAAAGAATTCCATGGCTTTGCCACTCGGAAGTGAAAGTACACACAACCAAGTTTCTGTATCTTGTAAGCAGCTAGACTTAACATCTAAATCATGTTGCAGGCCATTAAATCCATCAGACAAGCCTGATGTTTCTGTCAGAACTGCTGGAATCCACGAACAGAAAGCAACTGTTCATCCATCAAAGTCTGTTCTAGAAGATCTAACCAATCATGAAACAGTAAAATCCAGTTTAAAAGttaatgcaaatataaatattCCGGGTGCTGCCCCAGAAAAATCTACAATCACAAGAAGTgctccaggaaaagaaagaattcgTTATAGAGGCTCTCCAAAGAATCCAATATCTAAAGTGAAACTGCTACCAACTGCAAAACCAGTAGACTTGTAA